In Dermacentor variabilis isolate Ectoservices chromosome 11, ASM5094787v1, whole genome shotgun sequence, one genomic interval encodes:
- the Rpt2 gene encoding 26S proteasome regulatory subunit Rpt2 isoform X2 codes for MRRKGQNQSQGGSGGGGSGGDKKDDKDKKRKHEPPIPSRVGKRKKRTRGPEAASKLPLVTPHTRCRLKLLKQERIKDYLLMEEEFLRNQERLKPQEEKHEEERSKVDDLRGSPMSVGTLEEIIDDSHAIVSTSVGSEHYVSMLSFVDKDQLEPGCSVLLNHKVHAVVGVLSDDADPMVAVMKLEKAPQETYADIGGLDQQIQEIKESVELPLTHPEYYEEMGIRPPKGVILYGPPGTGKTLLAKAVANQTSATFLRVVGSELIQKYLGDGPKLVRELFRVAEEHAPSIVFIDEIDAVGTKRYDSNSGGEREIQRTMLELLNQLDGFDSRGDVKVVMATNRIETLDPALIRPGRIDRKIEFPLPDERTRRRIFQIHTARMTLAGDVNCDDLVAAKDDLSGADIKAICTEAGLMALRERRMKVTSEDFRKSKENVLYRKKEGSPEGLYL; via the exons ATGCGAAGAAAG GGTCAGAATCAGTCTCAAGGCGGCAGCGGTGGAGGTGGATCCGGCGGGGACAAGAAGGATGATAAG GACAAGAAGCGCAAACACGAGCCACCGATTCCGAGCCGTGTGGGCAAGCGTAAGAAGCGCACCAGGGGACCTGAGGCTGCAAGCAAGCTTCCACTCG TGACACCTCACACACGATGCCGGCTGAAGTTGCTGAAGCAGGAGCGCATCAAGGACTACCTCCTGATGGAGGAAGAGTTCCTGCGCAACCAGGAACGCCTCAAGCCGCAGGAGGAGAAGCATGAGGAAGAGCGCTCCAAG GTGGATGACCTCAGGGGCAGCCCGATGTCAGTCGGTACCCTAGAAGAGATTATCGACGACAGCCACGCCATTGTCTCAACATCCGTGGGCAGCGAGCACTACGTCAGCATGCTGTCCTTCGTCGACAAA GACCAGCTGGAGCCCGGATGTTCCGTGCTGCTGAACCATAAGGTCCACGCAGTGGTTGGTGTGCTCTCGGATGACGCAGACCCCATGGTGGCCGTCATGAAGCTCGAAAAGGCGCCCCAAGAAACGTACGCCGACATTGGAGGGCTTGACCAGCAAATTCAG GAAATCAAGGAAAGCGTCGAGCTTCCCTTGACACACCCCGAGTACTACGAGGAGATGGGCATTCGACCCCCAAAGGGAGTCATCCTGTATGGACCTCCAGGCACGGGCAAGACGCTGCTTGCCAAGGCAGTCGCCAACCAGACCTCAGCAACCTTCCTGCGTGTTGTCGGCTCCGAGCTGATCCAAAAATACTTG GGAGATGGCCCCAAACTTGTTAGAGAGCTGTTCCGGGTAGCTGAAGAGCATGCACCATCCATTGTGTTCATCGATGAGATCGACGCTGTAGGAACAAAACG GTATGACTCCAACTCTGGTGGGGAGAGGGAGATCCAGCGTACCATGCTGGAGCTACTGAACCAGTTGGATGGCTTCGACTCGCGTGGCGACGTCAAGGTGGTCATGGCGACTAATCGCATTGAGACCCTCGACCCAGCACTGATCCGGCCCGGCCGCATCGACCGCAAGATTGAGTTCCCACTTCCCGATGAGCGGACGCGGCGACGCATCTTCCAGATCCACACGGCGCGCATGACGCTGGCTGGTGATGTAAACTGCGACGACCTGGTTGCCGCTAAGGATGACCTGTCGGGCGCAGACATTAAG GCCATCTGTACCGAAGCCGGACTCATGGCGCTACGCGAGAGACGCATGAAGGTGACCAGCGAGGACTTTCGAAAGTCCAAAGAGAACGTCCTGTACcgaaagaaggaaggaagccCAGAGGGTCTCTACCTATGA
- the LOC142564002 gene encoding mitochondrial glutamate carrier 1-like: MATQTKSRFPLLPKIVNGGIAGIIGVTCVFPIDLVKTRLQNQQIGPNGERMYRSMLDCFRKSYAAEGFFGMYRGSAVNILLITPEKAIKLAANDWFRHALSSSSGKLSLTQEMLAGGGAGFCQIIVTTPMELLKIQLQDAGRTGGDASKRLSARAVATQLVRERGLVGLYRGTGATMLRDVTFSVIYFPLFAHLNSLGPSRSDGTSVFWASFLAGCGAGSAAAFLVNPCDVIKTRLQLLSRAPGEASYTGIPNAFVRILREEGVRAFFKGAGCRVIVIAPLFGIAQTVYFLGVAEYLLGMQRAKTA; the protein is encoded by the exons ATGGCTACGCAAACCAAGAGCCGATTTCC ACTCTTACCAAAAATAGTAAATGGTGGCATTGCGGGCATCATCGGTGTCACATGCGTCTTCCCCATCGACTTGGTCAAGACAAGACTTCAAAATCAACAGATCGGGCCAAATGGAGAACGCATGTACCGCTCCAT GCTCGACTGCTTTCGGAAATCCTATGCAGCGGAAGGCTTTTTTGGCATGTACAGAG GTTCAGCAGTGAACATCTTGTTGATTACGCCGGAGAAAGCCATCAAGCTTGCTGCTAATGACTGGTTTCGCCATGCTCTTTCATCTTCAAGTGG TAAACTGAGCTTAACACAAGAGATGCTTGCTGGCGGAGGGGCAGGATTTTGCCAAATCATTGTAACCACACCAATGGAGCTGCTTAAGATTCAACTACAGGACGCTGGCCGTACAG GTGGCGATGCCAGCAAGCGCCTGTCGGCACGAGCAGTGGCTACCCAGCTTGTTCGTGAGCGAGGCCTGGTTGGCCTCTACCGTGGGACTGGGGCCACTATGCTGCGTGATGTCACCTTCTCCGTCATCTACTTCCCGCTCTTTGCGCACTTAAACTCCTTAGGGCCCAGTAGATCCGACGGTACATCGGTTTTCTGGGCATCGTTCCTTGCGGGCTGTGGAGCTGGCTCAGCAGCCGCCTTCCTCGTCAACCCCTGTGATGTAATCAAGACACGCCTCCAACTGCTCAGCCGTGCACCAGGGGAGGCCTCTTATACAGGCATTCCCAACGCATTTGT TCGCATTCTTCGAGAGGAAGGGGTGCGTGCATTCTTCAAGGGAGCCGGATGCCGTGTCATTGTGATTGCACCCCTGTTTGGTATCGCTCAGACCGTTTACTTCCTGGGCGTGGCTGAATACTTGCTTGGCATGCAGAG
- the Rpt2 gene encoding 26S proteasome regulatory subunit Rpt2 isoform X1 — protein MNLCRGSEFFAGLFVTLFTGQNQSQGGSGGGGSGGDKKDDKDKKRKHEPPIPSRVGKRKKRTRGPEAASKLPLVTPHTRCRLKLLKQERIKDYLLMEEEFLRNQERLKPQEEKHEEERSKVDDLRGSPMSVGTLEEIIDDSHAIVSTSVGSEHYVSMLSFVDKDQLEPGCSVLLNHKVHAVVGVLSDDADPMVAVMKLEKAPQETYADIGGLDQQIQEIKESVELPLTHPEYYEEMGIRPPKGVILYGPPGTGKTLLAKAVANQTSATFLRVVGSELIQKYLGDGPKLVRELFRVAEEHAPSIVFIDEIDAVGTKRYDSNSGGEREIQRTMLELLNQLDGFDSRGDVKVVMATNRIETLDPALIRPGRIDRKIEFPLPDERTRRRIFQIHTARMTLAGDVNCDDLVAAKDDLSGADIKAICTEAGLMALRERRMKVTSEDFRKSKENVLYRKKEGSPEGLYL, from the exons ATGAACCTATGTAGAGGCTCAGAGTTCTTTGCTGGCCTTTTCGTTACCTTGTTCACG GGTCAGAATCAGTCTCAAGGCGGCAGCGGTGGAGGTGGATCCGGCGGGGACAAGAAGGATGATAAG GACAAGAAGCGCAAACACGAGCCACCGATTCCGAGCCGTGTGGGCAAGCGTAAGAAGCGCACCAGGGGACCTGAGGCTGCAAGCAAGCTTCCACTCG TGACACCTCACACACGATGCCGGCTGAAGTTGCTGAAGCAGGAGCGCATCAAGGACTACCTCCTGATGGAGGAAGAGTTCCTGCGCAACCAGGAACGCCTCAAGCCGCAGGAGGAGAAGCATGAGGAAGAGCGCTCCAAG GTGGATGACCTCAGGGGCAGCCCGATGTCAGTCGGTACCCTAGAAGAGATTATCGACGACAGCCACGCCATTGTCTCAACATCCGTGGGCAGCGAGCACTACGTCAGCATGCTGTCCTTCGTCGACAAA GACCAGCTGGAGCCCGGATGTTCCGTGCTGCTGAACCATAAGGTCCACGCAGTGGTTGGTGTGCTCTCGGATGACGCAGACCCCATGGTGGCCGTCATGAAGCTCGAAAAGGCGCCCCAAGAAACGTACGCCGACATTGGAGGGCTTGACCAGCAAATTCAG GAAATCAAGGAAAGCGTCGAGCTTCCCTTGACACACCCCGAGTACTACGAGGAGATGGGCATTCGACCCCCAAAGGGAGTCATCCTGTATGGACCTCCAGGCACGGGCAAGACGCTGCTTGCCAAGGCAGTCGCCAACCAGACCTCAGCAACCTTCCTGCGTGTTGTCGGCTCCGAGCTGATCCAAAAATACTTG GGAGATGGCCCCAAACTTGTTAGAGAGCTGTTCCGGGTAGCTGAAGAGCATGCACCATCCATTGTGTTCATCGATGAGATCGACGCTGTAGGAACAAAACG GTATGACTCCAACTCTGGTGGGGAGAGGGAGATCCAGCGTACCATGCTGGAGCTACTGAACCAGTTGGATGGCTTCGACTCGCGTGGCGACGTCAAGGTGGTCATGGCGACTAATCGCATTGAGACCCTCGACCCAGCACTGATCCGGCCCGGCCGCATCGACCGCAAGATTGAGTTCCCACTTCCCGATGAGCGGACGCGGCGACGCATCTTCCAGATCCACACGGCGCGCATGACGCTGGCTGGTGATGTAAACTGCGACGACCTGGTTGCCGCTAAGGATGACCTGTCGGGCGCAGACATTAAG GCCATCTGTACCGAAGCCGGACTCATGGCGCTACGCGAGAGACGCATGAAGGTGACCAGCGAGGACTTTCGAAAGTCCAAAGAGAACGTCCTGTACcgaaagaaggaaggaagccCAGAGGGTCTCTACCTATGA
- the Rpt2 gene encoding 26S proteasome regulatory subunit Rpt2 isoform X3: MGQNQSQGGSGGGGSGGDKKDDKDKKRKHEPPIPSRVGKRKKRTRGPEAASKLPLVTPHTRCRLKLLKQERIKDYLLMEEEFLRNQERLKPQEEKHEEERSKVDDLRGSPMSVGTLEEIIDDSHAIVSTSVGSEHYVSMLSFVDKDQLEPGCSVLLNHKVHAVVGVLSDDADPMVAVMKLEKAPQETYADIGGLDQQIQEIKESVELPLTHPEYYEEMGIRPPKGVILYGPPGTGKTLLAKAVANQTSATFLRVVGSELIQKYLGDGPKLVRELFRVAEEHAPSIVFIDEIDAVGTKRYDSNSGGEREIQRTMLELLNQLDGFDSRGDVKVVMATNRIETLDPALIRPGRIDRKIEFPLPDERTRRRIFQIHTARMTLAGDVNCDDLVAAKDDLSGADIKAICTEAGLMALRERRMKVTSEDFRKSKENVLYRKKEGSPEGLYL; this comes from the exons ATG GGTCAGAATCAGTCTCAAGGCGGCAGCGGTGGAGGTGGATCCGGCGGGGACAAGAAGGATGATAAG GACAAGAAGCGCAAACACGAGCCACCGATTCCGAGCCGTGTGGGCAAGCGTAAGAAGCGCACCAGGGGACCTGAGGCTGCAAGCAAGCTTCCACTCG TGACACCTCACACACGATGCCGGCTGAAGTTGCTGAAGCAGGAGCGCATCAAGGACTACCTCCTGATGGAGGAAGAGTTCCTGCGCAACCAGGAACGCCTCAAGCCGCAGGAGGAGAAGCATGAGGAAGAGCGCTCCAAG GTGGATGACCTCAGGGGCAGCCCGATGTCAGTCGGTACCCTAGAAGAGATTATCGACGACAGCCACGCCATTGTCTCAACATCCGTGGGCAGCGAGCACTACGTCAGCATGCTGTCCTTCGTCGACAAA GACCAGCTGGAGCCCGGATGTTCCGTGCTGCTGAACCATAAGGTCCACGCAGTGGTTGGTGTGCTCTCGGATGACGCAGACCCCATGGTGGCCGTCATGAAGCTCGAAAAGGCGCCCCAAGAAACGTACGCCGACATTGGAGGGCTTGACCAGCAAATTCAG GAAATCAAGGAAAGCGTCGAGCTTCCCTTGACACACCCCGAGTACTACGAGGAGATGGGCATTCGACCCCCAAAGGGAGTCATCCTGTATGGACCTCCAGGCACGGGCAAGACGCTGCTTGCCAAGGCAGTCGCCAACCAGACCTCAGCAACCTTCCTGCGTGTTGTCGGCTCCGAGCTGATCCAAAAATACTTG GGAGATGGCCCCAAACTTGTTAGAGAGCTGTTCCGGGTAGCTGAAGAGCATGCACCATCCATTGTGTTCATCGATGAGATCGACGCTGTAGGAACAAAACG GTATGACTCCAACTCTGGTGGGGAGAGGGAGATCCAGCGTACCATGCTGGAGCTACTGAACCAGTTGGATGGCTTCGACTCGCGTGGCGACGTCAAGGTGGTCATGGCGACTAATCGCATTGAGACCCTCGACCCAGCACTGATCCGGCCCGGCCGCATCGACCGCAAGATTGAGTTCCCACTTCCCGATGAGCGGACGCGGCGACGCATCTTCCAGATCCACACGGCGCGCATGACGCTGGCTGGTGATGTAAACTGCGACGACCTGGTTGCCGCTAAGGATGACCTGTCGGGCGCAGACATTAAG GCCATCTGTACCGAAGCCGGACTCATGGCGCTACGCGAGAGACGCATGAAGGTGACCAGCGAGGACTTTCGAAAGTCCAAAGAGAACGTCCTGTACcgaaagaaggaaggaagccCAGAGGGTCTCTACCTATGA